In Synechocystis sp. PCC 6714, the following are encoded in one genomic region:
- a CDS encoding competence protein CoiA family protein, translated as MIKYKFAFNSLQEIIDVNKITKEEQNKHEKFTCISCGHEMITVLGSKRAKHFRHKVIQEIECSPESYLHKLAKFKFYETYQNCLKTGKQFLIRLTMRKICDFYKNEFLEDCLYEGETLNEFDITKYFKNIQIEERIEKFIPDILLTANNGEKIFFEVYATHSCEEKKLTSKYKIIEFAIKNEDDIKIIDSCELGECEDVKFYNFKKDKYDGYCNGVCKYGIMPYAKSDVRYTLFVVRKNGASAILQHKKLEEVVNIGYVIYKEMLKNYDYYTSGYLMSQLYKAKVIEAYYKKIKIKNCYLCRYHAQGWEQAIYCKFLRKNGSSNMATNCEYYRSDEKVFTQYLETEPNENLE; from the coding sequence ATGATTAAATACAAATTCGCATTTAATTCCCTTCAAGAAATCATAGATGTTAATAAAATCACCAAAGAAGAACAGAATAAACATGAAAAATTTACTTGCATTAGCTGCGGACATGAAATGATTACAGTTTTAGGTTCTAAAAGGGCTAAACATTTTCGCCACAAGGTTATTCAAGAAATTGAATGTTCTCCGGAGAGTTATTTACACAAATTAGCAAAATTTAAATTTTATGAAACTTATCAAAATTGTTTAAAAACCGGAAAACAATTCTTGATTAGATTGACAATGAGAAAAATATGTGATTTTTATAAAAACGAGTTTTTAGAAGACTGTTTATATGAAGGAGAAACTTTAAATGAATTTGACATAACAAAATATTTTAAAAATATTCAAATTGAAGAGAGAATAGAAAAATTTATACCGGACATATTACTTACAGCAAATAATGGCGAAAAAATATTTTTTGAAGTATATGCAACTCATAGTTGTGAAGAAAAAAAACTAACTTCAAAATATAAAATTATTGAATTTGCAATAAAAAATGAAGATGATATAAAAATTATAGATTCATGTGAATTAGGAGAGTGTGAAGATGTTAAATTTTATAATTTTAAAAAAGACAAATATGATGGATACTGTAATGGAGTGTGTAAATATGGAATTATGCCCTATGCTAAATCAGATGTGAGATACACTTTGTTTGTTGTTCGCAAAAATGGAGCAAGCGCTATTTTACAGCACAAAAAATTGGAAGAGGTAGTCAATATTGGATATGTAATATATAAAGAAATGCTTAAAAATTATGACTATTATACAAGCGGATACTTAATGAGTCAGCTTTATAAAGCTAAGGTAATTGAAGCTTATTACAAAAAGATTAAAATAAAAAATTGTTATTTATGTAGATATCATGCACAAGGATGGGAACAAGCCATTTACTGCAAGTTTTTAAGAAAAAATGGAAGTTCAAATATGGCAACAAATTGTGAATATTACCGTTCAGATGAAAAAGTATTTACCCAATATCTTGAAACAGAACCTAATGAAAATCTAGAGTAA
- a CDS encoding transposase yields MRIAGLDICKGYAVAWILDELPADPKQVWKHGFRSRFKKPSDDPYTFWFCHDVYRTQDGERVLDVRGIDTFLSWEVDAIALEPTGLHYSMFISKVCESHGIKVFWVNHHSCRNWRQTHGLPDKNDIADAYALCAYTQTFKDYWRYFIRFENGSIAKIRDLYHLRKFCIKMSVKASNRAQHHLAFDFPESASLYSDPVGKASDGRRPLLSVVAGHERGTRRSPWVNRLNNSIAREYGIELSDPSIYLAGLTDDFDLKVNEINSRLSELVYSPQFAGYNFVFDRFNFGVPLRGLLLTLIYPFSERFTGSSLPAFKRRIGLARVETQSGTSIKGSKTGSSSSICRAEFYCWVSSQFKLGAKTQYSEQLQRIKDYHDEKTAQLKADPEKLALQAAAKYQARLRSEMFNSLSSSGLMTVNQVKALLSEIDWSAKVPAGMAKNNLVGNLVINKTGGYAAKLLYRALDEVRETLDITD; encoded by the coding sequence ATGAGAATTGCAGGTCTTGACATTTGTAAAGGCTACGCTGTGGCATGGATTCTTGATGAGCTTCCTGCTGATCCTAAGCAAGTTTGGAAACACGGCTTTAGGTCACGGTTCAAAAAGCCATCTGATGATCCTTATACCTTCTGGTTTTGCCATGATGTTTATCGCACTCAAGATGGTGAAAGGGTTTTAGATGTGCGGGGTATTGATACTTTCCTCAGTTGGGAGGTTGATGCTATTGCCTTAGAACCTACGGGCCTTCATTACTCAATGTTCATTTCTAAGGTTTGTGAATCTCACGGTATTAAGGTTTTCTGGGTGAATCACCATAGCTGTAGAAACTGGCGACAAACCCACGGACTACCAGATAAGAATGATATTGCTGATGCTTATGCGCTCTGTGCTTATACTCAAACCTTTAAAGATTACTGGCGCTATTTCATCCGTTTTGAGAATGGGTCAATTGCTAAAATTCGGGACTTATATCACTTAAGAAAATTTTGTATAAAGATGTCTGTTAAGGCTTCTAATCGGGCCCAGCATCATCTAGCCTTTGATTTCCCTGAGTCTGCTTCTCTCTACTCCGATCCTGTTGGTAAAGCTTCTGATGGTCGTAGGCCATTGCTTTCTGTAGTTGCTGGTCATGAGCGGGGTACTCGTAGGTCTCCTTGGGTCAATCGTCTTAATAATTCCATTGCTAGGGAATATGGCATAGAGCTTTCAGATCCTTCTATTTATCTTGCTGGTTTGACTGATGACTTTGATTTAAAGGTCAATGAAATTAACAGCAGGCTCTCTGAGCTGGTTTATTCTCCCCAGTTTGCGGGTTATAACTTTGTCTTTGATCGATTTAATTTTGGTGTTCCTTTGCGGGGTCTACTTCTTACTCTTATTTATCCCTTCTCTGAGCGTTTTACTGGTTCTTCTCTTCCTGCGTTTAAACGTCGTATAGGGTTGGCAAGGGTAGAAACGCAGTCAGGGACTAGCATCAAAGGTTCTAAGACTGGTTCTAGTTCTTCTATTTGTCGGGCTGAGTTCTATTGCTGGGTTAGTTCCCAGTTCAAGCTTGGTGCTAAGACTCAATACTCTGAACAGTTGCAAAGGATTAAGGACTATCACGATGAGAAAACCGCTCAGCTAAAGGCAGATCCTGAAAAGTTGGCTTTGCAGGCGGCCGCTAAATACCAAGCTCGTTTACGGTCTGAGATGTTTAACTCTCTCTCGTCTTCTGGTCTGATGACGGTTAATCAGGTTAAAGCTCTGCTCTCGGAAATTGACTGGTCTGCTAAGGTGCCTGCTGGTATGGCTAAAAATAATCTAGTAGGTAACTTGGTCATTAACAAGACTGGAGGCTACGCAGCTAAGCTTCTCTACCGTGCTCTAGATGAAGTTAGGGAGACTCTCGATATTACTGATTAA
- a CDS encoding DUF4230 domain-containing protein, with the protein MVRSSLKLPQKIFKSAPLLGTGGLLFAMAIAIGGISQGLQSIAPWFRINNSEAHMELATLVVQQIRAVSELTTTVFAMETVVPTSQERQWGTLTLGRTNLLYIGYGEVRAGIDLAQLNEQDIERRGEELIVTLPAPKILDQKVDVARSRIYQYDRGFLNLGPDTAPELQSLAQRETLSKITAAACEQGILDQANEQAEIAVTSLLRSTGHQQVVVRTTTPSTCGLASGD; encoded by the coding sequence ATGGTGCGTTCTTCACTAAAGTTACCCCAGAAAATTTTCAAGTCAGCCCCATTGCTCGGCACTGGAGGATTATTATTCGCCATGGCGATCGCCATTGGGGGAATTAGCCAAGGATTACAGTCCATTGCCCCTTGGTTCCGCATCAATAACAGTGAAGCCCATATGGAACTTGCAACCCTAGTGGTGCAACAAATTCGAGCCGTGAGCGAGCTAACCACCACCGTTTTTGCGATGGAGACTGTGGTACCCACCAGCCAGGAACGACAATGGGGTACTCTCACCCTAGGCCGGACAAATTTACTGTATATTGGCTATGGAGAAGTGCGAGCGGGCATTGACCTGGCCCAGTTAAATGAACAGGACATAGAGCGAAGGGGAGAAGAATTGATTGTCACCCTACCTGCGCCCAAAATTTTAGACCAGAAGGTTGACGTAGCTCGTTCTCGCATTTACCAATACGACCGGGGATTTTTAAATTTAGGACCCGACACTGCACCGGAGTTACAAAGCCTGGCCCAACGAGAGACCCTCAGTAAAATCACAGCAGCGGCCTGTGAGCAAGGCATTCTGGACCAAGCCAACGAGCAGGCAGAAATAGCCGTGACCAGCTTGTTGAGGAGTACGGGGCACCAACAAGTGGTAGTTAGAACCACAACTCCTAGCACGTGTGGTCTTGCGTCGGGAGATTAG
- a CDS encoding DUF5906 domain-containing protein, with amino-acid sequence MQIDTTQHYLQLKALGYKDGDTIFYRQFPPKGSKGYASKTKQILPCIIQEQNPEKGLYFVVNGQGQSDKDIKTCRAFFAEWDDRPMEEQEDFWEKINFLEPTFQVKTRKSIHSYWVLKEPIPVEDWKILQANLLNFLDGDRTLKNPSRVLRVAGGWHIKPGEEPVKCELINPTDRRYSKAEIEQALAAKDWTLQIPLVPPIQKPARRSPKIKHSVSSPLDDLERDKQLALEILEFLPPTVPDSGTYAEYREIAVALKNIFSEPEAIMLMTGHSPERNWQQIIPSSTGDFGIGTLVHHARTMLGWDYPQWWKDSMKSEAKPGAKKVEVTTTIPLQEPSEYYDDDEGIPGQEGKGESYRDPAVSWKEKAYLDCFFDAEYISFGDDTKLSLYRYNGQYYEKFSRAEAEALLIEWAYQNPVKGKYGKWVAAHLSPQSINGAYEWTLKRKRVKEELINPPGINLANGRLIIQWEKSVPKAVIEPHTSKVFYTYCSPVKYDPNANPENCDRLLSCISPEEQTIFLRSVALAFDLENFRRFTGRPRALFLEGVGENGKDSLRLVVEQIFGQFMVDTALNNFYQFEQGQIGGLADLDGALVSWASENSDQYKVEKLKSLFRLISGEQVKINPKGRDERTIKPNAVFFFNVNEAPRMDGSLNAMTSRFCVIRFQKSFKRNPNPADSREMQADPRFKYDPQWVVENVSPAFLNRVLAEIPAIAQDGIPYEGLDHYFQEIRKKSNHLWEFVEEMGIVEAQGEKIYISDLWLILREWYEANGTLEVIQPETDKGRPKLIWHEQLKRFDRPIKGANQIFDAFSQLFPKITKQRETIDKDKKGSFYLAGLKLNKTASPASLPYSIGVTASPMSSLSFTSSSPEKKEEEEKRGGQKVGEAVGEAISEAVDGLKPLPDRLVKQVKQFEGVYTSPEISNGKKVELTEDQKLTASEIKAEMDRLQLNPWQLQRICKERYEKSTFLEINESEQLDLILYLKSKEA; translated from the coding sequence ATGCAAATTGATACTACGCAACATTACTTACAGCTAAAAGCTTTGGGCTATAAAGACGGGGACACTATTTTTTATAGACAGTTTCCGCCCAAGGGTAGCAAGGGTTACGCCTCCAAAACTAAGCAAATTTTGCCCTGTATTATTCAAGAGCAAAATCCAGAAAAGGGACTGTATTTTGTAGTAAATGGTCAGGGTCAATCTGACAAGGATATTAAAACCTGTCGAGCCTTTTTTGCTGAGTGGGATGATCGCCCCATGGAGGAGCAAGAAGACTTTTGGGAAAAGATTAATTTCCTAGAGCCTACCTTTCAAGTTAAAACACGCAAATCCATCCATTCTTATTGGGTTTTAAAAGAGCCTATCCCCGTTGAAGACTGGAAAATTCTTCAGGCTAACTTACTAAATTTCTTGGATGGCGATCGCACTCTGAAAAATCCCAGCCGTGTTTTGAGGGTTGCTGGGGGTTGGCATATCAAGCCAGGGGAAGAGCCGGTCAAGTGTGAGCTGATCAATCCCACCGATCGCCGCTATAGCAAAGCCGAAATTGAGCAAGCTTTGGCGGCAAAGGATTGGACTCTACAAATTCCCTTAGTCCCCCCCATACAAAAGCCAGCGAGGCGATCGCCAAAAATTAAACATTCCGTCAGTAGCCCCTTAGATGATTTGGAAAGGGACAAACAACTAGCCCTGGAAATTTTGGAATTTTTACCGCCAACGGTGCCGGATAGTGGAACCTATGCGGAATACAGGGAAATTGCCGTGGCCCTGAAAAATATATTTTCTGAACCAGAAGCGATCATGCTCATGACGGGCCATTCCCCGGAACGGAACTGGCAACAAATTATTCCCAGCAGTACCGGGGACTTTGGCATTGGCACTCTGGTTCACCATGCCAGAACAATGCTCGGCTGGGATTATCCCCAGTGGTGGAAAGATTCAATGAAATCGGAGGCCAAACCAGGGGCCAAAAAAGTTGAAGTAACCACCACCATCCCATTGCAGGAACCCAGTGAATACTACGATGACGATGAGGGCATACCGGGCCAGGAAGGCAAAGGGGAATCCTACAGAGATCCGGCTGTTTCTTGGAAGGAAAAAGCTTACCTAGACTGCTTTTTCGATGCGGAATATATCAGCTTTGGGGATGACACTAAGCTTTCCCTATACCGCTACAACGGACAATACTACGAAAAATTTAGCCGTGCCGAAGCCGAAGCCCTTTTAATCGAATGGGCCTATCAAAACCCTGTCAAGGGGAAGTATGGAAAATGGGTTGCCGCCCATCTATCTCCACAATCGATCAACGGTGCCTATGAGTGGACACTGAAGCGCAAACGGGTTAAGGAGGAGCTAATCAATCCACCAGGGATAAATTTGGCCAATGGTCGGCTGATTATCCAATGGGAAAAATCAGTCCCCAAGGCGGTAATCGAACCACACACCTCCAAAGTTTTTTATACCTATTGCTCCCCCGTCAAATATGACCCCAACGCCAACCCCGAAAACTGCGATCGCCTTTTAAGTTGCATTTCCCCAGAAGAGCAGACCATTTTCCTGCGTTCTGTTGCCCTGGCGTTTGATCTAGAAAATTTCCGCCGCTTCACCGGCCGCCCCCGTGCTCTGTTTTTGGAAGGGGTAGGGGAAAACGGGAAGGATTCTCTGCGGTTGGTGGTGGAACAGATTTTTGGACAGTTCATGGTCGATACCGCCCTGAATAACTTTTACCAATTTGAGCAAGGCCAAATCGGTGGCCTGGCGGACTTAGATGGGGCATTAGTGAGCTGGGCATCGGAAAACAGCGACCAATACAAAGTAGAAAAGCTGAAATCCCTATTCCGTCTGATTTCTGGGGAGCAAGTCAAAATTAACCCCAAAGGCCGGGACGAAAGGACGATCAAGCCCAACGCCGTCTTTTTCTTCAACGTCAACGAAGCCCCCAGGATGGATGGTTCCCTCAATGCCATGACCTCACGGTTTTGTGTGATTCGCTTCCAGAAATCCTTCAAGCGCAACCCAAACCCCGCAGATTCACGGGAAATGCAGGCTGACCCCCGCTTTAAATACGACCCCCAATGGGTGGTGGAAAATGTTTCCCCGGCTTTCCTCAATCGTGTCCTTGCCGAGATTCCGGCGATCGCCCAAGATGGCATTCCCTACGAAGGGCTTGACCATTACTTCCAAGAGATCCGCAAAAAATCTAACCACCTTTGGGAATTTGTGGAGGAAATGGGCATCGTTGAAGCCCAGGGCGAGAAAATTTACATCTCTGATTTGTGGTTAATCCTGCGGGAATGGTATGAAGCTAACGGAACTTTAGAAGTAATTCAGCCTGAGACGGACAAAGGACGACCTAAATTAATCTGGCATGAGCAATTAAAGCGTTTTGACCGTCCTATCAAGGGAGCCAACCAAATTTTCGATGCTTTCAGCCAATTATTCCCAAAAATTACCAAGCAACGGGAGACGATCGACAAAGATAAAAAAGGTAGCTTTTATCTTGCTGGACTCAAACTAAATAAAACTGCTTCACCAGCTTCACTGCCTTATTCCATAGGGGTTACAGCTTCACCAATGTCTTCACTTTCCTTCACTTCCTCTTCACCAGAAAAAAAAGAAGAAGAAGAAAAAAGGGGAGGTCAAAAAGTTGGTGAAGCAGTTGGTGAAGCAATTAGTGAAGCAGTTGACGGTCTGAAACCCTTGCCAGATAGGCTGGTGAAGCAGGTGAAGCAATTTGAGGGGGTTTATACCTCACCAGAAATTTCCAACGGTAAAAAAGTGGAATTAACCGAGGATCAGAAGCTCACGGCATCTGAGATAAAAGCCGAAATGGATCGCCTGCAATTGAATCCCTGGCAATTACAGCGGATTTGCAAGGAAAGATATGAAAAATCGACTTTTTTGGAAATTAATGAGTCAGAACAGCTTGATTTAATTCTTTATCTAAAATCTAAGGAGGCTTAG
- the clpB gene encoding ATP-dependent chaperone ClpB, translated as MQPTDPNKFTEKAWEAIAKTPEIAKQYRQQQIETEHLLKALLEQNGLASSIFNKAGVSVPRVLDQVDNFIDQQPKLSNPTESIYLGRSLDKLLDNAEKARSKYGDDFISIEHLMTSYSQDDRFGKNLYRDLGLSDSKLTDIIKQIRGTQKVTDQNPEGKYESLEKYGRDLTELAREGKLDPVIGRDEEVRRTIQILSRRTKNNPVLIGEPGVGKTAIAEGLAQRIINHDVPESLRDRKLISLDMGALIAGAKYRGEFEERLKAVLKEVTDSQGQIILFIDEIHTVVGAGATQGAMDAGNLLKPMLARGALRCIGATTLDEYRKYIEKDAALERRFQEVLVDEPNVLDTISILRGLKERYEVHHGVKIADSALVAAAMLSNRYISDRFLPDKAIDLVDEAAAKLKMEITSKPEELDEVDRKILQLEMERLSLQRENDPASKERLEKLEKELADFKEEQSKLNGQWQSEKTVIDQIRTVKETIDQVNLEIQQAQRDYDYNKAAELQYGKLTDLQRQVQALETQLAEQQTSGKSLLREEVLESDIAEIISKWTGIPISKLVESEKEKLLHLEDELHGRVIGQDEAVTAVAEAIQRSRAGLSDPNRPTASFIFLGPTGVGKTELAKALAKNLFDTEEALVRIDMSEYMEKHAVSRLMGAPPGYVGYEEGGQLTEAIRRRPYSVILFDEIEKAHGDVFNVMLQILDDGRLTDAQGHVVDFKNTIIIMTSNLGSQYILDVAGDDSRYEEMRSRVMDVMRENFRPEFLNRVDETIIFHGLQQSELRSIVQIQIQSLASRLEEQKLTLKLTDKALDFLAAVGYDPVYGARPLKRAVQKYLETAIAKGILRGDYKPGETIVVDETDERLNFQSLKGDLVAV; from the coding sequence ATGCAACCTACAGACCCTAACAAATTTACGGAAAAAGCCTGGGAGGCGATCGCCAAAACACCGGAGATAGCCAAGCAGTATCGGCAACAGCAAATTGAAACAGAACATTTACTCAAAGCTTTGTTGGAGCAGAATGGCCTGGCCAGTAGTATTTTCAATAAGGCGGGGGTGAGTGTGCCCCGGGTGCTCGACCAGGTGGATAATTTCATTGATCAACAGCCAAAATTAAGCAATCCCACCGAATCTATTTACCTAGGCCGTAGTCTCGATAAATTATTAGATAATGCCGAAAAAGCCCGCTCCAAGTATGGGGATGATTTCATTTCCATTGAACATTTAATGACCTCCTACAGCCAGGATGATCGTTTTGGCAAAAATTTATATCGGGACCTTGGCTTAAGCGATAGCAAACTAACAGATATTATTAAACAAATTAGGGGAACTCAAAAAGTGACTGATCAAAATCCAGAAGGTAAATACGAATCCCTCGAAAAATATGGACGAGACTTAACTGAATTGGCCCGGGAGGGTAAGCTAGATCCCGTCATTGGCCGGGACGAAGAAGTACGCCGTACCATCCAGATCCTTTCCCGTCGGACTAAAAATAACCCTGTATTAATTGGGGAACCAGGGGTCGGTAAAACGGCGATCGCCGAAGGCTTGGCCCAAAGAATTATTAACCATGATGTACCGGAATCGTTGCGAGACCGGAAACTAATTTCCCTCGACATGGGAGCATTAATTGCCGGAGCCAAATACCGGGGAGAATTTGAAGAAAGACTGAAAGCGGTACTTAAGGAAGTTACCGACAGCCAAGGGCAAATTATTCTCTTTATTGACGAAATTCATACCGTTGTCGGCGCTGGAGCAACCCAAGGGGCCATGGATGCGGGCAACTTATTAAAACCGATGTTGGCCAGGGGAGCTTTGCGTTGTATTGGGGCCACAACTTTGGATGAATATCGCAAATATATCGAAAAAGACGCAGCATTAGAAAGACGTTTCCAAGAAGTTTTAGTGGACGAACCCAATGTGTTGGATACCATTTCTATTCTGCGGGGATTAAAAGAACGTTATGAAGTACATCATGGGGTAAAAATTGCCGATAGCGCCCTCGTGGCGGCGGCCATGTTGTCCAATCGCTATATCAGTGACCGCTTTTTACCGGATAAGGCCATCGACCTAGTGGATGAAGCAGCGGCCAAACTAAAAATGGAAATTACCTCCAAACCGGAAGAATTAGATGAAGTAGACCGCAAAATTCTTCAACTAGAAATGGAGCGGTTATCTTTACAGCGGGAAAATGATCCTGCTTCCAAAGAGCGGCTAGAAAAATTGGAAAAAGAGTTGGCTGATTTTAAAGAAGAACAGTCTAAACTTAATGGCCAATGGCAATCGGAAAAAACAGTTATTGATCAAATTCGTACTGTTAAGGAAACCATTGACCAAGTTAACTTAGAAATCCAGCAAGCCCAACGGGATTACGATTACAATAAAGCGGCGGAGTTACAGTATGGCAAGTTAACTGATTTACAACGGCAAGTGCAAGCCTTGGAAACCCAATTGGCAGAGCAACAAACCTCTGGAAAATCTCTGTTACGGGAAGAGGTTTTAGAGTCTGATATTGCTGAAATTATCTCGAAATGGACTGGTATTCCCATCAGTAAATTGGTGGAATCGGAAAAGGAAAAACTACTTCATTTGGAAGATGAACTACACGGCCGAGTAATTGGCCAAGATGAAGCGGTAACTGCTGTCGCAGAAGCTATTCAACGTTCCCGAGCTGGTCTTTCCGATCCCAATCGTCCTACGGCTAGCTTTATTTTCCTGGGCCCCACCGGGGTAGGGAAAACTGAGTTGGCTAAGGCTTTGGCGAAAAATTTATTCGATACCGAAGAAGCCCTGGTGCGAATCGATATGTCGGAATACATGGAAAAACACGCCGTTTCCCGTTTAATGGGGGCCCCTCCGGGTTATGTGGGCTATGAAGAAGGGGGACAATTGACGGAAGCTATTCGCCGCCGGCCCTACTCTGTCATTCTCTTTGATGAGATTGAAAAAGCCCATGGGGATGTGTTTAATGTCATGCTACAAATTCTGGATGATGGTCGTTTAACCGATGCCCAGGGCCATGTGGTGGACTTCAAAAATACGATTATTATTATGACCAGTAACCTGGGCTCCCAATATATTCTAGATGTGGCGGGTGATGATAGTCGCTATGAAGAAATGCGGAGCCGAGTTATGGATGTAATGCGGGAAAATTTCCGCCCAGAATTCCTTAATCGGGTGGATGAAACGATTATTTTCCATGGCTTACAACAATCCGAATTACGATCCATTGTTCAAATTCAAATTCAATCTTTGGCTTCCCGTTTAGAGGAACAAAAATTAACTTTGAAGTTGACGGATAAAGCCCTGGATTTCCTAGCCGCCGTGGGCTATGACCCCGTTTATGGAGCCCGACCTTTAAAACGAGCAGTCCAAAAATATCTAGAAACGGCGATCGCCAAAGGTATTTTACGGGGGGACTATAAACCCGGCGAAACCATTGTGGTGGATGAAACCGACGAACGACTGAATTTTCAAAGTTTAAAGGGGGATTTAGTCGCCGTTTAG
- a CDS encoding helix-turn-helix transcriptional regulator: MEYSKQVKPKYSKVLREFRQKNNYSQTKVAEALGVRRATISDWENGKSSARDFLAGVRFAMLALKEGMELEDLIMSYPDQTTEHE; this comes from the coding sequence ATGGAATATAGTAAGCAAGTCAAGCCCAAATATTCAAAAGTGCTCAGAGAATTTAGGCAAAAAAACAACTACTCTCAAACCAAGGTTGCAGAAGCCCTTGGAGTACGTCGGGCTACCATAAGCGATTGGGAGAATGGCAAATCATCAGCCCGTGACTTTCTGGCGGGGGTACGGTTTGCCATGCTTGCTCTAAAAGAAGGCATGGAATTGGAAGACTTGATTATGTCCTATCCTGACCAGACCACGGAGCACGAATAA
- a CDS encoding replication initiation factor domain-containing protein, with protein MAPKHLSIGIDYLQGMARFSEFRQLESFLEEVQAGMVTGDKCFFDQEGVTIGRKFNNRIRSVKGLWGGFTVHDDYIDCHLQFPGTICWEFTDQLKSLELIKERLKKLTRIDIAIDDEKRRISQKKIQALAEKKHYKGLDSFKFIESKAVKGEEPIGTCIFGSSEKIVKFYNAEFMHGIPADRWELLLRGDYAEFCADEIIEKRDIRAGGKFLTGTLDFIKPGSNSNHDKRYRFWEQFVKEIGQCRLRKPRDEPTLERALDWLERQAGPTFAVMYFGLGQTEFTKSISRIAERSSERLQEHHLAWINYLQEQREQPYA; from the coding sequence ATGGCCCCTAAGCACCTCAGCATTGGCATTGACTACCTGCAAGGCATGGCCCGTTTTTCAGAGTTTCGCCAGTTGGAGAGCTTTTTGGAGGAAGTACAAGCGGGCATGGTCACAGGGGACAAATGTTTTTTTGACCAGGAAGGAGTGACTATTGGCAGAAAGTTTAACAACCGTATTCGCTCAGTTAAGGGATTATGGGGAGGCTTTACCGTCCATGATGATTACATCGACTGCCATTTACAGTTTCCCGGTACTATTTGCTGGGAGTTTACGGATCAGTTAAAGAGCTTAGAGCTTATCAAAGAGAGGCTTAAAAAGCTTACCCGCATTGACATTGCCATTGATGACGAAAAGCGGCGCATCAGCCAAAAAAAGATACAAGCCCTAGCAGAAAAGAAGCACTACAAAGGCTTAGATAGTTTTAAATTTATCGAGTCTAAGGCAGTCAAGGGAGAGGAACCAATAGGGACTTGTATTTTTGGTAGCTCTGAAAAGATCGTCAAATTCTACAACGCTGAATTTATGCACGGTATCCCCGCCGACCGTTGGGAATTATTACTGCGTGGAGATTATGCGGAATTTTGTGCCGATGAGATTATCGAAAAAAGAGATATTCGAGCAGGAGGAAAGTTTTTAACCGGAACTCTTGATTTTATTAAGCCTGGGAGCAACAGTAACCACGATAAGAGATACCGATTTTGGGAGCAGTTTGTCAAAGAGATTGGCCAATGCCGGCTCAGAAAGCCCAGAGACGAACCCACCCTAGAAAGAGCCTTGGATTGGTTGGAGCGACAAGCAGGGCCCACTTTTGCTGTTATGTATTTCGGTCTCGGACAGACTGAATTTACTAAAAGTATTAGCCGCATAGCCGAACGCTCTAGCGAAAGGCTCCAAGAACACCATTTAGCTTGGATTAATTACCTACAAGAACAACGAGAACAACCCTATGCTTAG